The Nymphaea colorata isolate Beijing-Zhang1983 chromosome 11, ASM883128v2, whole genome shotgun sequence genome includes the window TTTATAGATCTAAGATCataggatctcaaatcaccacggatttgagatccatacAACTTTACATGAAATTGAGTATGTATGATCATGAAGGTAATTCCATTTTGAAATTAACGCCAAACGGTTATCAAAACAATATATGAAAAGACAGCAAAGTATCTTAATTTAGATGGAAAAGATTTTGCTTTCTGCAACTTGCCaattgaaataagaaaataaatcaaCCTTGGAAGCAGAATTCGAACCTAAGATCCATGAAGTTTCCAACTCTTTTTCAGATGCAAAACAGAGTTTCTTTGACAACTGATAAAGAAGCCGATTACAGACAAATCTAAATCCAGCTATTTGGTTCAAACCAAGTATATCGAATTTTAGCGCCAGACCTTTTctgggaaaagagaaaacctCGGGGGCagtaaaattaataaataaaaatttgagaggTTAGACGGCACCACTGGATATACACAGGCTGATATTACGAGGGCGATCTGACGCAGAAATTCCACCGGGACTGGCCGGAGACTCTAGTGTTCGCGTTCGGCACCACTGCGGAGGCGGCGACGGTGCCCGGACCGACCATCGAAGCCCTCCGGGGAACCCCCTCCGTCGTCACGTGGGACAACCGCCTCCCTCGCCACCATATCCTTCCGTGGGATGCCACCATTCCGTCGGCGTTGCCCACCCGCAGGAACACCGGAATCCCCACCGTCGTCCACCTCCACGGCGGGATTCACGGTCCAGAGAACGATGGCCACGCCATGGCCTGGTTCACCAGCCGTTTCCGAGAGACCGGCCCCACCTGGACCAACCGGACATACCTCTACCCCAACCTCCAGCATCCCGGCAACCTCTGGTACCACGACCACGCCATGGGCCTCACCCGGGTGAACATTCTCGCCGGCCTTTTCGGCGCCTACGTCGTCCGCGACCCCGCCGTTGAAGACGCGCTCGGCCTGCCATCAGGGCCGGAGTTCGATCGGCACCTAGTGATCTTCGACCGCAGCTTCCTTAAGGACGGGTCCATCTTTATGAATGCCACCGGCAACAACCCGTCGATCCACCCGCAGTGGCAGCCGGAGTACTTTGGCGAGGCGATCATCGTAAACGGTAAGGCCTGGCCGTACCTGGAGGTCCGGAGGAGGTCGTACCGTTTCCGGATCATCAACTCCAGCAACGCCCGATTTTTCCGCCTCTCTCTCACCGGTGGCCTTTCTTTTGTGCACATCGGATCTGATTCCGCCTACCTACCGCGCCCGATCACGAGCTCCCGCTTCCTTCTGGCTCCGTCCGAGATCGCCGACGTCGTCGTCGACTTCTCTGCCACTGACTCCGACGTCTCCATCCTCACAAACGACGCGCCATATCCTTATCCTACCGGCGATCAGGCAGACCCGAAAGGCAACGGGGTGGTGATGAAGTTCGTAATTAGTGGCGAAGCAGCAGAGGAGGCGTCGAAGGTCTGGCAGCAGTCACCACTTCCGGCGAGACTGGTAGCGAGTCCGGCGGCAATCGAGCGCGAAGCCGTGGCCACCAGGTATGTTGCGATGTACGAGTACGAGAGCAAGGAAGGGGAACCGACGCACCTGTACCTGAACGGGAAGTCGTTCGACGCGCCAGCGACAGAGACGCCAAGCGCGGGGACGACCGAGGTGTGGAACGTGATCAACCTGACGGAGGACAACCACCCGATGCACGTCCATCTGGGGCTGTTCGTGGCGCTGGAGCAGATAGAGCTGGTGGACGCGGACAAATTCAAAAAGTGCATGCAGAAGAGGAACGACGCTGTCGGGTGCCGGCTGGCAGAGCACGCCGTCGGGAGTCGGATTCCGGTGCCGGCGTACGAGACGAGATGGAAGAACGTGTTCAAGATGCGGCCGGGGTGCCTGACCAGAATGCTGGTCAGGTTCTCTCTCCTAAACTCGGACAACCAGCCTTACCCATTCGACGCGGCGGCGGAGCCCGGCTACGCTTACCATTGCCATGTAAGTCTCCTTCTCAACTGCGCCGACACTCTACAGGCCGACCGCCGTCCGGCATGCATATCGTTTCTCACCGATCTTCCAGACGGAATCAGTTACTGAAACGCTGTTCATTCCTTGCAGATTCTAGATCACGAAGACAACGTGATGATGAGGCCATTGAAAATTGTCATGTAGAGGCACAAGGTACCGAAAAGAAATACCCATCAAGGGAGAATCATTTTGTGCTTTCTTTTGTCAATCTTTCATCGTCACCCAGAGAAATTTGCCCATTTTTCTGCAGGAGCAGCAGAAGCTTAGGTGGTCTACAAGAATCAGAAGCTCCAAAATATGGGTAGATGTCCGATCgtcttttgttttcttgcttCAGTTGCAGGAGAGAATAGCGGATTTGATTTGCTCCAAGAGTTTGTCTTGTGTTCTTAGGATATGGGGTAAGTGGTGACCATGTGAAACACCGTTTGCCCCAGAATAGAGTGAATAAAGAGGATGGTGATGATGCCGCCGCTCTATAGTTCATCTGCGTAATAAACTGAAGGGAATGTACAGGCTTGTGGGATAAAAACAATTGGAATCAGGCTAATGAGCAGGATTTCTTGAATAATAAAAAGGCAATAGTATTGGATTGACTATGAATTTGCACCCCTGTTCTAACTAAAATCTAGCATAGGTCCCATCAATCTCGAAGGTAGATCAACAACACCTTTTGACTTTGCATTAAACTGAAATCAATCTCGAATTCGTTGAACAAATCAGCATTTTACAGAAACTTGCGAACAAACAACATTGTGgagaaaatagcaaaaaataagaatgtaaaatgttttaaaaatacaaGGTTTATTTGAACAAGTCCACGACATGATTTTATTCTCAGTTCAAATTAAAATGGTTGATCATGATAGCGAATCAGCTGCACCTCTCAGCTCTTTGGGTAATTTGGGGATTACGAATGTCTTCTTGGCTCTGAATCAGTCGAATCTCTAAGCTGCTTGACTGAGGATCAAatcctgcagctctataatcTGCCAATGTCCTCCGAAGAACAGCCTGCACATTGCAATTGCCCACATTATCATGAGCTTGCCACTAACTACAAACATATAGACATTAAGAAACTGATTttaacaatatttaaaaaatgcatgaggAATCATGAATCGACATACTTTAGTTTGATAATTAAGCAAAAGGACGAAGACTCATTCAAGGGGGGATTGAGCTACTTGCAGCAACAGGGATGTAAACCCTCATTTGTGACGCCTATCCTGCTATCTCTCGACTGAAAAGTAAAGGTGACGCAAGAGACAAGAAAAATCGTATTGGTAATATTTAGTACATGAAGAAAAGCCTAGGTTACAGCCGGCCATCAAATTCAGCTGCCTACTATTAGGAGACTACCATGGAGAAGCTCCAATTTAGTTGCATTGCAATATGATAAGCTTTGAAGGAGCAGAACATTCCCCCGTTTGATCCACTGTCGTTCCAAAAAATAGTCATAGGTGTCTCTATATAAACCAAAATTGTCCCCTTGATGACCTCAAGAATAGAGTCGAGATGCAACAGATGCATGTCTCAGTTTGGAGTAACATAGTTATTTTAAGtctttgcaaaaaataaaaaaagatctGAAACAAGTGCTGTTCAGATGGATATTAATAAGATACCCAGCAACACACAGAAACAGAAATAATTAAGTGGATGCGTCAAGTGTTGTCTAACCATGTTAGCCATTTTTATTCTTGCAAAATAAATGCTAACGAGCAACAAAACAATGACACTTCCTCACATGACGAAAGTAGATGAAGTACTCAAATAATATacaagggcaaaaaaaaaagaagtgttcAAGAGAGATGAGTGAGAAGTAC containing:
- the LOC116264848 gene encoding multicopper oxidase LPR1-like; amino-acid sequence: MGFHVKHLLVLFLSALLLAGRGGSSRDSEIQVVLDSSFLQKFVDQLPDMPRIQTYSFKNGVPVSNPLEIGMFKKKWKFHRDWPETLVFAFGTTAEAATVPGPTIEALRGTPSVVTWDNRLPRHHILPWDATIPSALPTRRNTGIPTVVHLHGGIHGPENDGHAMAWFTSRFRETGPTWTNRTYLYPNLQHPGNLWYHDHAMGLTRVNILAGLFGAYVVRDPAVEDALGLPSGPEFDRHLVIFDRSFLKDGSIFMNATGNNPSIHPQWQPEYFGEAIIVNGKAWPYLEVRRRSYRFRIINSSNARFFRLSLTGGLSFVHIGSDSAYLPRPITSSRFLLAPSEIADVVVDFSATDSDVSILTNDAPYPYPTGDQADPKGNGVVMKFVISGEAAEEASKVWQQSPLPARLVASPAAIEREAVATRYVAMYEYESKEGEPTHLYLNGKSFDAPATETPSAGTTEVWNVINLTEDNHPMHVHLGLFVALEQIELVDADKFKKCMQKRNDAVGCRLAEHAVGSRIPVPAYETRWKNVFKMRPGCLTRMLVRFSLLNSDNQPYPFDAAAEPGYAYHCHILDHEDNVMMRPLKIVM